A window of the Lolium perenne isolate Kyuss_39 chromosome 7, Kyuss_2.0, whole genome shotgun sequence genome harbors these coding sequences:
- the LOC127319205 gene encoding cysteine-rich receptor-like protein kinase 8, which produces MATGSKTQESKPSPELPTELPYDFLKKITNDFSNDMKISGSPFGTLYKGIIPNDDRVIAVKKLQENAPMPADKTFTKEVTNVMALKHENIVQIVGYCSETSKKLVQFDSRYIQADINESLICYEYLPKGNLEDNLFGPQATSSAESGINWDTRFKIIKGICKGLHFLHKLDIPIIHMDLKPENILLDDNMVPKIADFALSRVFGEEQTRLCTQRVVGSYGYMAPEYLYRGEISAQSDIYSLGLIIIEITTREKNLPDKDQPSARSFIDKVSKDWTEMHIADKYGSSNAEVLRQVKTCIDVGLKCVEIDRKKRPPIDKIVAALNGLHAIQMENEVPPVSSTPPSKKSGSRFGFNRK; this is translated from the exons ATGGCCACCGGAAGTAAGACCCAAGAGAGCAAACCGAGCCCCGAACTTCCAACAGAACTACCATATGATTTTCTGAAGAAAATTACAAATGACTTCTCCAACGATATGAAAATTAGTGGAAGTCCATTTGGAACCCTTTATAAG GGAATAATTCCAAATGATGACAGAGTGATTGCTGTGAAGAAACTTCAGGAAAACGCACCAATGCCAGCTGACAAAACATTTACCAAGGAGGTTACAAATGTTATGGCGCTCAAGCATGAAAACATAGTACAGATAGTTGGATACTGCAGTGAAACATCAAAAAAATTGGTGCAGTTCGATAGTAGATATATACAGGCAGACATTAATGAAAGTTTAATCTGCTATGAATATTTGCCTAAAGGGAACCTTGAAGATAATCTATTTG GACCCCAAGCAACATCTTCCGCTGAATCCGGTATCAATTGGGACACACGTTTCAAAATAATTAAGGGCATCTGCAAGGGTTTACATTTTTTACACAAGTTGGATATTCCTATTATCCATATGGATCTAAAGCCCGAAAATATATTGTTGGATGATAACATGGTGCCCAAGATTGCGGACTTTGCACTCTCGAGAGTCTTTGGCGAAGAACAAACTCGATTGTGCAcccaaagagttgtgggatcata TGGATACATGGCTCCAGAATATCTATATAGAGGTGAAATATCAGCACAATCAGACATATATAGTTTGGGCTTAATCATAATCGAGATCACCACAAGAGAGAAGAACCTCCCGGACAAAGACCAACCATCCGCAAGAAGTTTTATTGATAAA GTCAGTAAAGATTGGACAGAGATGCACATAGCAGACAAGTATGGATCCTCAAATGCAGAAGTCCTTCGACAAGTTAAAACATGCATTGATGTTGGATTAAAATGTGTTGAGATTGATCGGAAGAAAAGACCTCCCATAGACAAAATTGTTGCAGCACTCAATGGACTACATGCAATTCAAATGGAAAACGAG GTCCCCCCTGTGTCTTCAACGCCACCAAGCAAGAAGTCAGGGTCCCGTTTTGGTTTCAACAGGAAATAA